A stretch of DNA from Streptomyces rubradiris:
GGACCACGGCGCGTACCTCGTCCCGGCGGCCGGCCTCCTCGGCGAGCTCCTTCAGCCGGTCCTGGGTGGCGATGTCCAGCGCGTTCATCGGCGGCCGGTCCAGCCGCAGGGTGCCGACGCCTTCGGCGACTTCGAGAGTGACGGTCATAGGGCTCAGGTTAACGGGCACTAACGCGGACGGACCCGGTGCCGTAGGTCACAGCACCGGGCCCGTCGCATCACTCAAGGCTCACTTCTTCCATTCCGCCCAGGACATGTTCCAGCCGTTGAGGCCGTTGTCCGGGGCCACCGTGCGGTCGTGGGAGTTCTTGACGATCACCACGTCACCGATGATCGAGTGGTTGAAGAACCAGGCCGCCGGGACGGAGCTGTCGTAGCCGCCGCGCACGTCGCGCAGGCCCACGCAGCCGTGGCTGGCGTTGTAGTTGCCGAAGGCGCCGCCGCCCCAGTAGTTGCCGTGCAGGAAGGTGCCGGAGGTGGTCAGGCGGATGGCGTGCGGGACGTCCTTGATGTCGTACTCGCCGCCGTAGCCGACGGTCTCGCCGTTCATGCGGGTGACGGTGAGCTTCTCGCTCATGACCATCTGGCCGTTCCAGGTGTCGTAGCCGGGCTTGCCGGTGGTGACCGGGATGGTCTTGACGACCTTGCCGTCCTGGGTGACCTTCATCGTGTGCTTGGCCGCGTCCACGATGGAGACCTGGTTGCGGCCGATGGTGAACTTCACGGTCTTGCGCTGCTTGCCGTAGACGCCGTCGCGGCCCTCGACGCCGTCCAGGCCGAGGTCGACGGTGACCTTGGTGCCGGGCTTCCAGTACTTCTCGGGGCGGAAGTCCAGGCGGTCGTTGCCGAACCAGTGGCCCTCGACCTCCACGGCCGGCTCGGTCTTGATGCGGATGGCCTTCTCGACGTCCTCGGGATGCGTGATGCCCCGGGTGAAGCGTATGGAGAACGGCATGCCGACGCCGACGGTGGAGCCGTCCTCGGGCGTGAAGTAGCCCATGAAGGTGTTCTTCGGCGTCAGCGTGGTGAACGTGGAGTCCTCGGCGGCCCGGCGGCCCGCGGAGTCCTCGGCGACCGCGTGCACCGAGTACCTGGTGCCTGCGGCCAGATGCGTCGACGGCGTCCAGGACGCGCCGCCCGCGCCGATGGCGCCCTCGACCTCGACGCCCTTCTCGTCCTTGACGGTGACCTCGGTCAGCTTGCCGCCGGTGACGCCGACCTTCAGGGTGCCGCTGGTGTCCACGCCGGTGGCGCCGGCCTTGGGCGCGATGCTCACCGCGGCCGTGGACTGCGCGTCCTTCCCGTCCCCCTTGCCCTTCCCCGCGCCGGAACCGGCCCCGGAGTCTCCGCCTCCGCCGCACGCGGCGAGCGACAGCACCAGGGCCCCGGCTATCAGCGCCAGTCCCCTACGGCCCCGCCGCCCCCGATTCGACGCCCCCGGTACAGGCCGCATGTTCAAGTTGTTCTCCCCTCGCCGGACCAGGCATGACCCGGCCCGCTCCCCACCACTCATGTGCGCGCATATTAACTGCCTGGATGCACGCCAGGCGCGGGGTGAACGTCACCGTTCCGTCGCAGATTCCCCCCGCGACCTGCACCTCGGCCGCCGGGCCCCCCTCACCGCGCCGTCACTTCACCGCGCTGCCCGCCGTCCAGTCCTTCCAGTCCATGTTCCAGCCGCCGAGGCCGTTGTCCGGGGCGACCGTCTTGTCCTTGCTGTTGACGACCTCGATGACGTCGCCGACGAGGCTGCGGTCGAAGAACCAGCCCGCCGGGGTGTCCGAACCGCCGCCCTTGACGTCCCTGAGACCGACGCAGCCGTGGCTGACGTTGGCCGTCCCGGGGGCGTCCGTGGCCCAGTAGTTGCCGTGCAGGAAGGTGCCGGAGTCGGTGAGCTTCATGGCGTGCGGGACGTCGGGGATGTCGTACTCGCCGCCGAAGCCGACCGTGCGGCTGTTCATGCGGGTGACCTCCAGCATGTCCATCACCACCATCTTGCCGTTGTAGGTGGGGTGTTTGGGGGCGCCCGCGGTGATGGGGACGGTGGCCAGCAGCGCTCCGTCGCGCCGCACCTCCATCATGTGCCGGGCCGCGTCGACCAGCGAGACCTGGCCGCGGCCGACGGTGAAGGTCACCGACTTGTCCTGGAGGCCGTACACGCCCCGCGCGCCCTCCACGTCCCGCAGGCCGAGGTCCACGGTGACCTCGGTGCCGGGCTTCCAGTACCGCTCCGGGCGGAAGTCAAGGCGGTCCTTGCCGAACCAGTGCGGGCGGATCTCGACGGGCGGCCGGGCGGTGACCTTCACGGCGCGCTCGACGGCGGCCCGGTCGGCGATCTCCCGGCTGAAGGAGAGCGAGACGATCATCCCGGTGCCGACGGTGGCGCGGTTCTCCGGGGTGACGTAGGCGATGAACCGTTCGCCGGGGACGTAGGTGGTGAAGGTGGTGTGCCGGGCCGAGCGGCGGCCCCGGGGGTCCAGCGCCACCACGTCGACGGTGTACCGGGCGGCGAGCGCCAGCCGTTCCTCGTCGGGGCGCCAGGTCAGCCCGTCGGCGCCGATCCGCCCGGGGACCGGCGACACCCGCGCGTCCTGCTCCTTGACGACGGTCACCTTCTCCAGGCGCCCGCCGGGCACCCGGATCCGCAGCCGCTCGTCCGGGCGTACGGCCCGGCTCCCGTCGTCGGGGGTCACCCGGATGACGTCCTCGGGGGCCGGGGAGTCCCCCCGTGCCCCGCCCATGCCCAGTGGTCCCGGGCCGTCGACGGAGCAGCCCGCGAGCAGCCCCGCCCATGTCAGTACGGCGGCCAGCGCGGCCCCCGCGCGCCGTGCGCGTCCAGTTGCGTGCCTCACACGGGTCTCAACGACCGGGCACGCCCCGGGGAAACGTGAGTGCGAGCCACCCGCTGGGCAGAACAGAGGGAAGGACGACCACGCCGGGGAGCCGCGCACGCGAGCGGGCGCCCCGGCGCCCGCGTCGGAGCCACGGACGAGCCGCCGGGAAGAGGGGCCGACAGTGACGAGCGCAGCCGAGCAGCGGGCACCGGCCGGGGAGCCGGCCGCCGGGAGCGGGCAACCGGCGGCGGTGAACGGCGCCCGGCGGCCCGTACCGCCCGCCCCGGTCGTGTGGCCGGGTACGCCCACCCCGCTGGGGGCCCGGTTCCGGACCGGCCCGGACGGGGTCGCCGGCACCAACTTCGCGCTGTGGGCGGCGGGCGCGGAGGCGGTCCGGCTGTGCCTGTTCGACGAGGCCGGGCGGGAGACCCGCATCCCGCTGACCGAGCTGACGCACGAGATATGGCACGGCTTCGTGCCCGGGGTGATGCCCGGACAGCGGTACGGCTACCGGGTCGAGGGCCGCTGGGACCCGTGGACCGGCGCCCGCTGGAACCCGGCCAAGCTGCTGCTCGACCCGTACGCGCGGGCGGTGGACGGCGAGTTCGCGCTGCCGCCGGAGGTGTACGGGCACGTGCGGGACTGGCCGGACCAGTCGGTGGCCGACACCGTGCGCGACGAGCGCGACTCGGCACCGTACGTCCCGAAGGGGGTCGTCGTGCACGATGACGACGACTGGTCCGACGACCGCCGCCCCAAGACGCCGTGGGCCGACTCGGTGATCTACGAACTGCACGTGCGCGGCTTCACCAAGCGGCACCCGGCCGTCCCCGAGGAACTGCGCGGCACCTACGCGGGGCTCGCCCACCCGGCCGCGATCGAGCACCTGGTGAAGCTGGGCGTCACGGCCGTGGAGCTGCTGCCGGTGCACCAGTTCGCGCACGAGGACCACCTGCTGCGCCGGGGCCTGACCAACTACTGGGGCTACAACTCCATCGGCTACTTCGCCCCGCACGCCGGCTACGCCGCCTCCGGTACGACGGGCGGGCAGGTCGGCGAGTTCAAGCGCATGGTGCGCGCGCTGCACGCGGCCGGCATCGAGGTCATCCTCGACGTGGTCTACAACCACACCGCGGAGGCGGGCGAGCTGGGCCCGACGCTGTCCCTGAAGGGCATCGACAACCGCGGCTACTACCGGCTCCAGGACGACGCCCGCCGCTACGCCGACTACACCGGCTGCGGCAACACCCTGCACGTCGTCCAGCCCCAGGTGCTGCGGCTGATCACCGACTCGCTGCGCTACTGGGTGACCGAGATGGGCGTGGACGGCTTCCGCTTCGACCTCGCGGCGGCGCTCGCCCGCTCCATGCACGACGTCGACATGCTCTCGCCGTTCCTGGCGGTGATCGCCCAGGACCCGGTGCTGCGCCGGGTGAAGCTGATCGCCGAGCCGTGGGACATCGGCTCCGGCGGCTACCAGGTGGGCGCCTTCCCGCCGCTGTGGACCGAGTGGAACGACCGGTACCGGGGCGCCGTGCGCGATTTCTGGCGGGGTGCCCTGCCCGACGTACGGGAGATGGGCTACCGGCTGTCCGGCTCCAGCGACCTGTACGCCTGGGGCGGCCGGCGCCCGTACGCCTCGGTCAACTTCGTCACCGCGCACGACGGCTTCACCCTGCGCGACCTGGTGTCGTACGAGCGCAAGCACAACGAGGCCAACGGCGAGGACAACCGGGACGGCACCGACGACAACCGCTCCTGGAACTGCGGGGCGGAGGGCGAGACCGGCGACGAGGACATACGGGCGCTGCGCCGCCGGCAGCTGCGCAACCTGCTCACCACCCTGCTGCTGTCCACCGGCGTGCCCATGCTGGTCGCGGGCGACGAGTTCGGCCGCACCCAGCACGGCAACAACAACGCCTACTGCCAGGACAACGAGATCGGCTGGGTGGACTGGTCGCTGCTTCAGGAGCCCGGCTGGCGGGCGCTGTACGACCTGACCGCGCGGCTGATCGCGCTGCGCCACCGGCACCCGGTGCTGCGCCGGCGGGCCTTCTTCTCCGGCCGCGCGCAGACCGCGGACGGGCTGCGGGACCTGGCCTGGTTCACCGCGCGGGGCACGGAGATGACCGAGGGCGACTGGTACGCGCCCGCCGCCACGCTCGGCATGTACCTGTCCGGGCGGGACATCCCGGGCCGGGACGAGCGGGGCGCGCCGGTGGTGGACGACAGCTTCCTCGCGGTGCTGCACGCGGGCGGGCG
This window harbors:
- the glgX gene encoding glycogen debranching protein GlgX is translated as MTSAAEQRAPAGEPAAGSGQPAAVNGARRPVPPAPVVWPGTPTPLGARFRTGPDGVAGTNFALWAAGAEAVRLCLFDEAGRETRIPLTELTHEIWHGFVPGVMPGQRYGYRVEGRWDPWTGARWNPAKLLLDPYARAVDGEFALPPEVYGHVRDWPDQSVADTVRDERDSAPYVPKGVVVHDDDDWSDDRRPKTPWADSVIYELHVRGFTKRHPAVPEELRGTYAGLAHPAAIEHLVKLGVTAVELLPVHQFAHEDHLLRRGLTNYWGYNSIGYFAPHAGYAASGTTGGQVGEFKRMVRALHAAGIEVILDVVYNHTAEAGELGPTLSLKGIDNRGYYRLQDDARRYADYTGCGNTLHVVQPQVLRLITDSLRYWVTEMGVDGFRFDLAAALARSMHDVDMLSPFLAVIAQDPVLRRVKLIAEPWDIGSGGYQVGAFPPLWTEWNDRYRGAVRDFWRGALPDVREMGYRLSGSSDLYAWGGRRPYASVNFVTAHDGFTLRDLVSYERKHNEANGEDNRDGTDDNRSWNCGAEGETGDEDIRALRRRQLRNLLTTLLLSTGVPMLVAGDEFGRTQHGNNNAYCQDNEIGWVDWSLLQEPGWRALYDLTARLIALRHRHPVLRRRAFFSGRAQTADGLRDLAWFTARGTEMTEGDWYAPAATLGMYLSGRDIPGRDERGAPVVDDSFLAVLHAGGRPAGFVLPGPPWAERYEVVVDTSAEDQAGEPGTVHRAGARITVPERTVLLLRAA
- a CDS encoding L,D-transpeptidase; protein product: MRHATGRARRAGAALAAVLTWAGLLAGCSVDGPGPLGMGGARGDSPAPEDVIRVTPDDGSRAVRPDERLRIRVPGGRLEKVTVVKEQDARVSPVPGRIGADGLTWRPDEERLALAARYTVDVVALDPRGRRSARHTTFTTYVPGERFIAYVTPENRATVGTGMIVSLSFSREIADRAAVERAVKVTARPPVEIRPHWFGKDRLDFRPERYWKPGTEVTVDLGLRDVEGARGVYGLQDKSVTFTVGRGQVSLVDAARHMMEVRRDGALLATVPITAGAPKHPTYNGKMVVMDMLEVTRMNSRTVGFGGEYDIPDVPHAMKLTDSGTFLHGNYWATDAPGTANVSHGCVGLRDVKGGGSDTPAGWFFDRSLVGDVIEVVNSKDKTVAPDNGLGGWNMDWKDWTAGSAVK
- a CDS encoding L,D-transpeptidase, with the translated sequence MRPVPGASNRGRRGRRGLALIAGALVLSLAACGGGGDSGAGSGAGKGKGDGKDAQSTAAVSIAPKAGATGVDTSGTLKVGVTGGKLTEVTVKDEKGVEVEGAIGAGGASWTPSTHLAAGTRYSVHAVAEDSAGRRAAEDSTFTTLTPKNTFMGYFTPEDGSTVGVGMPFSIRFTRGITHPEDVEKAIRIKTEPAVEVEGHWFGNDRLDFRPEKYWKPGTKVTVDLGLDGVEGRDGVYGKQRKTVKFTIGRNQVSIVDAAKHTMKVTQDGKVVKTIPVTTGKPGYDTWNGQMVMSEKLTVTRMNGETVGYGGEYDIKDVPHAIRLTTSGTFLHGNYWGGGAFGNYNASHGCVGLRDVRGGYDSSVPAAWFFNHSIIGDVVIVKNSHDRTVAPDNGLNGWNMSWAEWKK